The genomic interval ACCAAAGCCCAGTGTTCTTGGCTTTGGGGCTGCAGCTCCCTCGGGTAGTCGCCAGTCATATCTCAGCAACAAGTGAACAAGCGCAATCTTGACTTCATTTCCCGCGAAAAAGCGCCCAGGACAGGCATGCTGCCCGTGTCCAAAGCCCATGTGCTCAGGGCTGGTGCTAACCAACTGCGCAACATGCTCGCTGCCTGGAACAGATCGCATCTTCAGAAACCGGTTGCCATCCCACGAGTCAGCTCCAGGATAAGCAGCTGGATCCCACATGCGCTCTGCTGACACGGCAATCGTGGCACCCTTGGGAATGTAGGTGCCGTCTGACAAGGTGAGGGGCGCTGTAGCCACACGACGCATCGAGACAAGGCCGATTGGCTTGATCCGTTGGCTCTCTTTGATCACGCTGTCCAAAAGCTTCATGTTGTAAAGCGAGTTCTTGGTCCAGCCACCCTCCCGAAGAGCCGACTCGATCTCTTCGCGCAGAGGGTCAATCATGTCAGGATGCTGGACCAAATCGGCCAAAACCTGCATTGTCAGATCGGTCGTGGTATGGATGGCTGCCATGCTCATGACAAGCTGCGCAATGACAGGATCATACGGTTTGCCTTGTGCCTCGTGCTCGAACCTATTGTTGTACACACCAGTTAACTCTAATAAGCATAAGACTTCTCACAGAGCAAAGACAATCGCAGAACGTACCATTCAATAGCATCGTCGTCAAAATTGCCGTTGCCGGCCATTTTTTGtgctcttctcttttccagaACAGGCCCAATGATCCGTCTTGCCTCCTGGACATGCACTCTTGCTTTTTGGCAAGACGGCATAAACCAGTGTGCCAGAAATCGCACAGGCTTGGGGACGAAACGTAACTCAATAGCCGCGCGCATAGCATCGGTTGTGTAGTCGCGTGTGACCTTGAGCCAGTCTTCATTTCGGCAGAGCTCGCTGCCTAGAAACACGCGAGAGGAGATGCGTGCAATGAGGTGTAGGATTGTATCGCGAATCTCGACGGGCTGCCATGTTGCACTCGCCATCTTATGGGGTAGTAGCTCATCAAGCGCGAGTCTCGTTTCTTCTGCCAGAGGCTCGGTCACCTTGTCTGAAGGTAACCACAAGTCAGTCCTTGCCACCCCaataccaaaaaaaaatccgATACACTTACTCAGGTGCTTTGTCAGATCGCGCGCTATGACTGCCTGCACAATCCTCGAATCCCTGGCACCCTCTCTGAAGCCTTCAAACCCCGGTAGGCTCGCGTGGAACGAGTTGTAAATAAACCCTCCAAAGCTCAACCGGGGGTCGTTTTTGATTTCATTGGCCAGTCGGACGGGCAAGATGATGACATCGCCCACATCTGCCGTGACCCGGACTGCcttgtcggggttggtgcGGAACCACTGACGAATGATGGTGTAGGATGTGGTGAAGAACTCCTTGCGGATGCGAGTTTTGGTCAGCTCCGTCACaggcttggggttgaggtgagGAAATCGGGATAGATGGCGATTTCGAAGTGTGTCTCGAAGGAGGAAAGCACCAGTGAAGAGGACAAACAAGTAAAGGTAGTAATGAGC from Podospora pseudoanserina strain CBS 124.78 chromosome 6, whole genome shotgun sequence carries:
- a CDS encoding hypothetical protein (EggNog:ENOG503PAAH; COG:Q), producing MAMMVSPTDFLDAHYYLYLFVLFTGAFLLRDTLRNRHLSRFPHLNPKPVTELTKTRIRKEFFTTSYTIIRQWFRTNPDKAVRVTADVGDVIILPVRLANEIKNDPRLSFGGFIYNSFHASLPGFEGFREGARDSRIVQAVIARDLTKHLNKVTEPLAEETRLALDELLPHKMASATWQPVEIRDTILHLIARISSRVFLGSELCRNEDWLKVTRDYTTDAMRAAIELRFVPKPVRFLAHWFMPSCQKARVHVQEARRIIGPVLEKRRAQKMAGNGNFDDDAIEWFEHEAQGKPYDPVIAQLVMSMAAIHTTTDLTMQVLADLVQHPDMIDPLREEIESALREGGWTKNSLYNMKLLDSVIKESQRIKPIGLVSMRRVATAPLTLSDGTYIPKGATIAVSAERMWDPAAYPGADSWDGNRFLKMRSVPGSEHVAQLVSTSPEHMGFGHGQHACPGRFFAGNEVKIALVHLLLRYDWRLPEGAAAPKPRTLGFGLGVDPSLRLEYRPRTRNLGDLGGIEVW